A window of the Sphingobacteriales bacterium genome harbors these coding sequences:
- a CDS encoding thioesterase family protein, with protein MNYPQIPLNLDTEAEKTVGENDTAAVYGSGLLPVFATPAMIGFIENTAHLAINPFLGTEFTSVGIHVNVEHLKATKTGMKVRCRVKLIETDGRKLVFEANVWDEEGLIGKGTHTRVIVNKKRFLEKTGI; from the coding sequence ATGAATTATCCGCAAATACCCTTAAATCTTGACACAGAAGCTGAAAAGACTGTCGGAGAAAATGATACTGCGGCTGTTTATGGTTCAGGCTTACTGCCTGTTTTTGCCACTCCTGCCATGATAGGTTTCATTGAAAATACCGCCCATCTGGCGATTAATCCTTTTCTGGGCACAGAATTCACAAGTGTTGGCATTCATGTAAATGTTGAACACCTGAAAGCAACGAAAACAGGGATGAAAGTCAGATGCAGGGTGAAACTGATTGAAACAGACGGACGAAAACTGGTTTTTGAAGCAAATGTATGGGACGAAGAGGGGCTTATTGGCAAAGGCACTCATACCAGAGTGATTGTCAACAAAAAACGTTTTCTCGAAAAAACCGGAATCTGA